One window of Symbiobacterium terraclitae genomic DNA carries:
- a CDS encoding sensor histidine kinase, with amino-acid sequence MSGRRWLAAALRPDTYGFGIRAKLITLLLALTAALGLVSILHLRVTLPQVLGEELDKRALSVARDVALRVTDPLLTANPLEVREILADTQATNPDVRYAFVLDSRGALVAHTFTGGFPRDLLTQRPLPPPGEEDVRWLRSEEGVIHDAVALIVDGLAGQVRVGLSQQHLMATLRAVERGQILTLVLACLLAVLVGYLVIWTVTARVPQLVRATQAVGRGDLTVRVAPGPTDEFGRLAEAFNQMVRDLARAREVVAQKEAARRALLQKVLSAQEEERGRISRELHDEVGQALTGLIVGLRLLEEGDEGRGQAAYLRNLAAETLESVRRLSRDLRPAVLDDMGLVAALRRYADDFARRHGISGSVQVVGDESARLPAPLETTLYRVTQEALTNVARHSQARHFGIVLDLRGAQVQLVIEDDGRGFDPSAPRVGVGLTGIAERLALVNGRMTIESSPSGGTALFVSVPRG; translated from the coding sequence ATGAGCGGGCGGCGGTGGCTCGCGGCGGCGCTCCGCCCCGACACGTACGGCTTCGGAATCCGCGCGAAGCTCATTACGCTGCTTCTGGCGCTCACGGCAGCGCTGGGGCTCGTCTCCATCCTCCACCTGCGGGTAACCCTCCCCCAGGTGCTGGGGGAGGAGCTGGACAAGCGGGCCCTCTCCGTGGCCCGCGACGTCGCGCTGCGGGTGACCGACCCGCTGCTCACGGCCAACCCGCTGGAGGTGCGCGAGATCCTGGCCGACACGCAAGCCACGAACCCCGACGTGCGATACGCCTTCGTGCTCGACAGCCGGGGCGCGCTGGTGGCGCACACGTTCACCGGGGGATTTCCCAGGGACCTGCTCACGCAGCGCCCGCTCCCTCCGCCCGGAGAGGAGGACGTGCGCTGGCTCCGCTCGGAGGAAGGCGTGATCCACGACGCGGTCGCACTGATCGTGGACGGCCTGGCGGGGCAGGTGCGGGTCGGGCTCTCGCAGCAGCACCTGATGGCCACGCTCCGGGCGGTGGAGCGGGGGCAGATCCTCACCCTGGTGCTGGCCTGCCTCCTGGCCGTCCTCGTCGGCTATCTCGTGATCTGGACGGTGACCGCCAGGGTGCCGCAGCTGGTGCGGGCTACCCAGGCCGTGGGCCGCGGCGACCTGACCGTGCGGGTGGCGCCGGGCCCGACCGACGAGTTCGGCCGCCTGGCGGAGGCCTTCAACCAGATGGTGCGCGACCTGGCCCGGGCCAGGGAGGTGGTCGCGCAGAAGGAGGCCGCCCGGCGCGCGCTCCTGCAGAAGGTGCTCAGCGCGCAGGAGGAGGAGCGGGGCCGCATCTCCCGCGAGCTGCACGACGAGGTGGGGCAGGCGCTGACCGGCCTGATCGTCGGCCTGCGCCTCCTTGAGGAGGGCGACGAGGGGCGGGGCCAGGCGGCGTATCTGCGCAACCTGGCGGCCGAGACCCTGGAGTCGGTTCGGCGGCTCTCCCGTGATCTGCGCCCCGCCGTCCTTGACGACATGGGGCTCGTGGCTGCCCTGCGCCGGTACGCGGACGATTTCGCCAGGCGCCACGGCATCTCAGGGTCGGTCCAGGTGGTGGGCGACGAGTCGGCCCGCCTGCCCGCGCCGCTGGAGACCACGCTGTACCGGGTGACCCAGGAGGCCCTGACGAATGTGGCCCGTCACAGCCAGGCCCGGCACTTCGGCATCGTGCTGGACCTGCGGGGCGCCCAGGTGCAGCTGGTGATCGAGGACGACGGCCGCGGGTTCGACCCGTCGGCGCCGCGGGTCGGCGTGGGCCTCACGGGGATCGCCGAGCGGCTGGCGCTGGTGAACGGCCGCATGACCATCGAGTCGAGCCCGTCGGGCGGCACCGCACTCTTTGTCTCGGTCCCGCGCGGTTAG
- a CDS encoding PhnD/SsuA/transferrin family substrate-binding protein, producing MRRALCALLLLAGLCLLGCGTPEDLPVVRLDQLDPTLAAGYGGITPRPVLKVGLSTMMSPRASLLRYGPMLDYLNSRLERNVEVVLGRSQTEMLDLLRTGGVHIAFVGSLAYVRGEEEFGLSALAVPEYKEEPTHRSLILVRRYSGLEEFAHLKGHTFAYTDPVSVTGRLYPEALILGLDESVDRFFDRTIFTISDDKAIQALDQGLVDGAAVNSIMYGQAAARDPDLDRRLRVIASSEPLGAPPVVVSPHVGSQLAAQLQSVFLAMGEDEEGQAVLQSLSVDRFVSPDPAWYDPIRQMADQVEAGR from the coding sequence GTGCGCCGCGCCTTGTGTGCCCTGCTGCTGCTCGCGGGCCTCTGCCTCTTGGGATGCGGCACGCCGGAGGACCTGCCTGTGGTCCGGCTCGACCAGCTGGATCCCACTCTCGCCGCCGGGTACGGCGGCATCACGCCGCGCCCCGTGCTGAAGGTCGGCCTGTCCACCATGATGTCGCCGCGCGCCAGCCTGCTCCGCTACGGACCGATGCTGGACTACCTGAACAGCCGGCTGGAGCGGAACGTGGAGGTGGTGCTCGGCCGTTCGCAGACCGAGATGCTGGACCTGCTCCGCACGGGCGGGGTGCACATCGCCTTCGTCGGCAGCCTGGCCTACGTGCGCGGCGAGGAGGAATTCGGCCTCTCCGCCCTGGCAGTGCCCGAGTACAAGGAGGAGCCGACGCACCGCTCGCTGATTCTGGTGCGCCGCTACAGCGGTCTCGAGGAGTTTGCCCACCTCAAGGGGCACACCTTTGCCTACACCGATCCGGTCTCGGTCACAGGCCGGCTCTACCCCGAAGCGCTGATCCTGGGCCTCGACGAGTCGGTGGACCGCTTTTTCGACCGGACGATCTTCACCATCAGTGACGACAAGGCGATCCAGGCTTTGGACCAGGGGCTCGTGGACGGCGCTGCCGTCAACAGCATCATGTACGGCCAGGCCGCAGCACGCGACCCCGACCTGGACCGGAGACTCCGCGTCATCGCATCCTCGGAACCCTTGGGGGCGCCGCCGGTGGTGGTCTCCCCCCACGTGGGCTCCCAGCTGGCGGCGCAGTTGCAGTCGGTCTTCCTCGCCATGGGCGAGGATGAGGAGGGGCAGGCGGTGCTGCAGAGCCTCTCCGTCGACCGTTTCGTGTCCCCGGACCCGGCTTGGTACGATCCGATCAGGCAGATGGCCGACCAGGTGGAGGCCGGGCGATGA
- a CDS encoding ACP S-malonyltransferase yields MNVEAIRTVFLFPGQGSQHAGMGGDLWAVSPAARALAERAAALTGMDLIGLMAAADEPTLADPEIAQVTIFTLSTALAAALAEQGIRPDLVAGHSLGEYTALAVSGALPWEEALLLVQARGRAMARAARLAPGKMAAISGLEPERVAALCAAASRDGCAVVANYNTPLQTVVAGDAGGIESVITLARAEGALKIDLLNVGGAYHSPLMAPARAELEPLIRRAPLRPPATAMLSSITGEFVADIEAYRSLLLEQVTLPVRWSVCAARLAALAQSGAALMEVGPGRVLGGLMRQISRAIGVLAACDGAALARIAS; encoded by the coding sequence ATGAATGTGGAAGCGATCCGCACGGTTTTCCTCTTTCCGGGCCAGGGCAGCCAGCACGCGGGCATGGGGGGAGACCTGTGGGCGGTCTCGCCCGCGGCGCGGGCCCTGGCGGAGCGGGCCGCCGCCCTGACCGGCATGGACCTGATCGGCCTGATGGCCGCCGCAGACGAGCCGACGCTGGCCGACCCGGAGATCGCCCAGGTGACCATCTTCACCCTGAGCACCGCCCTGGCCGCCGCCCTGGCGGAGCAGGGGATCCGCCCGGACCTCGTCGCCGGCCACAGCCTCGGCGAGTACACGGCCCTGGCGGTCTCCGGTGCGCTCCCCTGGGAGGAGGCCCTCCTCCTGGTGCAGGCCCGGGGGCGGGCCATGGCCCGGGCGGCGCGCCTGGCGCCCGGGAAGATGGCTGCGATCTCCGGCCTCGAGCCGGAGCGCGTCGCCGCCCTCTGTGCCGCGGCCAGCCGCGACGGCTGCGCGGTGGTCGCGAACTACAACACGCCGCTGCAGACGGTGGTCGCAGGCGACGCGGGCGGGATCGAGTCGGTGATCACGCTGGCCCGGGCCGAGGGCGCCCTCAAGATCGACCTGCTCAACGTGGGCGGAGCCTACCACTCTCCGCTCATGGCGCCGGCCCGCGCAGAGCTGGAGCCGCTGATCCGCCGGGCGCCGCTGCGCCCGCCCGCCACGGCCATGCTCTCCTCGATCACGGGGGAGTTCGTGGCGGACATCGAGGCGTACCGCTCGCTGCTGCTGGAGCAGGTGACCCTTCCGGTGCGCTGGAGCGTCTGCGCGGCCCGGCTGGCGGCGTTGGCCCAGTCCGGCGCGGCGCTGATGGAGGTAGGCCCCGGCCGGGTCCTGGGCGGCCTCATGCGCCAGATCTCGCGGGCCATCGGGGTCCTCGCAGCCTGCGACGGGGCGGCGCTCGCCCGGATCGCCAGCTAG
- a CDS encoding 4'-phosphopantetheinyl transferase family protein, with protein MAERAWAPPEEWPDLGAHEVHVWRLPLDLDAGRLGALWPLLSREEQLRARGSRTALLGSRFVAARGQLRQLLGRYLRQPPQAVRFRYGERGKPGIAHEEGIPLQFSLSHAGRWALVAASRGIRVGVDLEVVRPRRDLRRAADLVLSPAEAAGFARLPPEEQLQAFYRVWVRKEALVKGLGCGLAMPVRRLELCADGGLARVRLRRAPDPAWAAGWAVHDLPPIPGYAGALAAESLTLSLRTWQFSSGKVLRAGSDTAGRCRGGRRRI; from the coding sequence GTGGCGGAGCGTGCCTGGGCGCCGCCTGAGGAGTGGCCGGACCTCGGGGCCCATGAGGTGCACGTCTGGCGGCTGCCACTCGACCTGGACGCCGGGCGCCTCGGGGCGCTGTGGCCGCTCCTTTCCCGGGAGGAGCAGCTGCGGGCAAGGGGCAGCCGCACTGCGCTTCTGGGGAGCCGCTTCGTTGCGGCCCGCGGTCAGCTGCGCCAGCTGCTGGGCCGCTACCTGCGCCAGCCACCTCAGGCCGTCCGCTTCCGGTACGGCGAGCGCGGCAAGCCGGGCATCGCCCACGAGGAAGGGATTCCCCTGCAGTTCAGCCTGTCGCACGCCGGCCGGTGGGCGCTGGTGGCGGCGAGCAGGGGGATCAGGGTGGGGGTGGACCTGGAGGTGGTGCGCCCGCGCCGGGACCTGCGGCGGGCCGCCGACCTGGTCCTGTCGCCGGCCGAGGCGGCGGGGTTTGCCCGCCTGCCGCCGGAGGAGCAGCTCCAGGCGTTCTACCGGGTGTGGGTCCGCAAGGAGGCCCTGGTCAAGGGCCTCGGGTGCGGCCTCGCCATGCCCGTACGGCGCCTGGAGCTCTGCGCGGACGGCGGCCTGGCGCGGGTGCGGCTCCGGCGTGCGCCGGACCCAGCCTGGGCCGCGGGCTGGGCCGTGCACGACCTGCCGCCCATCCCCGGATACGCCGGCGCCCTGGCCGCCGAGAGCCTCACCCTTTCGCTGCGGACCTGGCAGTTCAGTTCTGGCAAGGTTCTCCGGGCCGGGTCCGACACCGCCGGCAGGTGCCGGGGCGGCCGGAGGCGAATCTAG
- a CDS encoding 3-oxoacyl-ACP synthase III family protein produces the protein MSVGILGTGIYLPEATVHLAEVAGRIGLSPAALERKGTRKVHVSQGMAGTAMALRAAQQALERAGVSPEDLDLIIYAQGFVPDYLMHADYAQLQEELGACRAWAFKLDQACNSQLVALELARSLLSVNPGMRYVLVASAETFPPHLTDRFRMAGSCFLSDGASAAVVGREAPGRHLLAFRFHTDGRHHAVWQIPVGGTAAPVTPEDLAAGRYFWNPAEQARRHFRSPVEAYEMNRQTPVEIARLFHAVLCDAGLTLPQVRRLICYNMTRDVIEAIRESIGGVPEELTSWHVAREVGHIGAVDPMLNWHLMEEEGALQPGDIVGLVSGGFGQSWAAGLVRV, from the coding sequence GTGAGCGTCGGCATCCTCGGCACCGGGATCTACCTGCCGGAGGCCACCGTGCACCTGGCAGAGGTGGCCGGCCGGATCGGCCTCTCCCCGGCGGCGCTGGAGCGCAAGGGCACCCGGAAGGTCCACGTCAGCCAGGGGATGGCCGGCACCGCCATGGCGCTGCGGGCCGCGCAGCAGGCGCTGGAGCGGGCGGGCGTCTCCCCGGAGGACCTGGACCTGATCATCTACGCCCAGGGCTTCGTGCCGGACTACCTGATGCACGCCGACTACGCGCAGCTCCAGGAGGAGCTCGGCGCCTGCAGGGCCTGGGCGTTCAAGCTGGATCAGGCGTGCAACAGCCAGCTGGTCGCCCTGGAGCTGGCCCGGTCGCTCCTCTCCGTCAACCCGGGGATGCGGTACGTCCTGGTGGCCTCCGCCGAGACCTTCCCCCCGCACCTGACCGATCGCTTCCGTATGGCGGGCTCCTGCTTCCTGAGCGACGGCGCCAGTGCGGCGGTGGTGGGAAGGGAGGCCCCGGGGCGCCATCTGCTCGCCTTCCGCTTCCATACGGACGGGCGGCACCACGCCGTCTGGCAGATCCCGGTCGGCGGCACCGCGGCGCCTGTCACCCCCGAGGACCTGGCCGCCGGCCGGTACTTCTGGAACCCCGCCGAGCAGGCGCGGCGCCACTTCCGGAGCCCCGTGGAGGCGTACGAGATGAACCGGCAGACGCCGGTCGAGATCGCCCGGCTGTTCCACGCGGTGCTGTGCGACGCCGGGCTGACCCTGCCGCAGGTCCGCCGGCTGATCTGCTACAACATGACACGGGACGTGATCGAGGCGATCCGCGAGAGCATCGGCGGCGTACCGGAGGAGCTGACCAGCTGGCACGTGGCGCGCGAGGTGGGGCACATCGGCGCCGTCGACCCGATGCTCAACTGGCACCTGATGGAGGAGGAGGGGGCGCTGCAGCCCGGGGACATCGTCGGCCTGGTAAGCGGCGGCTTCGGGCAGTCGTGGGCCGCCGGGCTGGTGCGAGTATGA